In Cupriavidus basilensis, the following proteins share a genomic window:
- a CDS encoding DUF4810 domain-containing protein produces the protein MKTSFRPCRLATLALAASALLAGCAAPAKPLYQWESYQPQVYQYFKGESKQAQIEALERDLQKIMAAGNTPPPGYHAHLGMLYAEAGKDDQMAREFQTEKTLFPESSAYVDFLMKNIKQGGSKK, from the coding sequence GTGAAGACATCATTCCGGCCGTGCCGCCTGGCGACACTTGCGCTCGCGGCAAGTGCATTACTGGCGGGCTGCGCCGCGCCAGCCAAGCCCCTGTATCAGTGGGAAAGCTACCAGCCGCAGGTCTACCAGTACTTCAAGGGAGAATCGAAGCAAGCCCAGATTGAAGCGCTTGAGCGCGATCTGCAGAAGATCATGGCGGCTGGCAATACGCCGCCGCCGGGCTACCACGCCCATCTTGGCATGCTGTACGCCGAAGCCGGCAAGGATGATCAGATGGCCCGCGAGTTCCAGACGGAAAAGACCCTGTTTCCGGAGTCGTCCGCCTATGTGGATTTCCTGATGAAGAACATCAAGCAAGGGGGAAGCAAGAAATGA